Proteins found in one Synechococcus sp. LA31 genomic segment:
- a CDS encoding UvrD-helicase domain-containing protein: MSFLAGLNDAQRRAVDHHVGPLLVVAGAGSGKTRALTHRIAHLIGHHGVDPGELLAVTFTNKAAREMKERLELLLAQKLAQSQFGQPWSTLKPIDQRQLRSRIYREVIKDLWIGTFHALFARLLRFDIDKLSDPEGLSWTRQFSIYDEGDAQSLVKEIVTQELGLDPKRFEPKKVRWAISNAKNQGWMPEQLEEDAGGHRGKLMAESYRRYRRALAANNALDFDDLLLLPVQLLRQNDQVRHYWHRRFRHVLVDEYQDTNRTQYELIKLLVTDGRDPEAFDDWQQRSVFVVGDADQSIYSFRAADFTILMGFQDDFGDGAADDVTGTMVKLEDNYRSTATILEAANALIAHNTERIDKVLKPTRGEGELITLTRCDDEIAEAEAVVHRMRMLDAAHPELSWRDMAVLYRTNAQSRAMEESLVRWGIPYVVVGGLRFYDRREIKDILSYLKLLVNPADTVSLLRVLNTPKRGIGKTTIERLTDASNQLSIPLWDVVSDPEAVRTLGGRSAKGLLQFCELIQQLRSRSEQAAPSEMVQLVMEQSGYLAELIAAGTDEAEDRRRNLNELVNAALQYQEETDEGSLEDFLASAALASDADSKDSEQDRVTLMTLHASKGLEFPVVFLVGLEQGLFPSYRSLDDPASMEEERRLCYVGITRAKERLFLSHASERRLWGGMREPAIPSVFLSELPEALVQGDLPRSGGTALRRDNRLDRLTRVDRDESTHVNAGGEAGQPANAVRRRTSTAGNGGKDWAVGDRLLHTSFGMGTVTHLFGSGEKISIAVKFEGMPPKILDPRLAPIEPA; encoded by the coding sequence TTGAGCTTTCTCGCCGGCTTGAATGATGCCCAGCGAAGGGCTGTTGATCACCATGTAGGTCCGCTGCTGGTGGTTGCTGGCGCTGGTAGTGGAAAAACCAGGGCGCTGACCCACCGGATCGCACACCTTATCGGACATCATGGTGTTGATCCAGGCGAGTTGCTAGCGGTTACTTTCACCAACAAGGCCGCACGCGAGATGAAAGAACGGCTTGAGCTCTTGCTCGCTCAGAAGTTAGCTCAGAGTCAGTTTGGTCAGCCCTGGAGCACGCTCAAGCCGATTGATCAACGCCAATTGCGCTCGCGGATTTATCGCGAAGTGATCAAAGATCTTTGGATCGGCACTTTCCATGCGTTGTTTGCCCGTCTATTGCGTTTTGATATTGATAAACTTAGCGATCCTGAGGGGCTCAGCTGGACACGCCAATTCTCGATTTACGACGAGGGCGATGCACAGAGTCTTGTGAAAGAGATTGTGACCCAAGAGTTGGGTTTGGATCCCAAGCGTTTTGAACCCAAAAAGGTTCGCTGGGCCATCAGTAATGCCAAGAATCAGGGCTGGATGCCCGAGCAGCTTGAGGAGGATGCGGGTGGCCACCGAGGCAAACTGATGGCCGAATCCTATCGGCGCTACCGACGTGCGTTGGCTGCAAATAATGCTTTGGACTTTGATGATCTGCTGCTTTTGCCTGTGCAACTGTTGCGCCAGAATGATCAGGTTCGCCATTATTGGCACCGACGCTTCAGGCATGTACTTGTCGATGAGTACCAAGATACCAATCGTACCCAGTATGAGTTGATCAAGCTATTGGTGACCGACGGCCGAGATCCTGAGGCATTTGATGACTGGCAACAGCGCTCCGTATTTGTTGTTGGCGATGCTGATCAGAGCATTTACAGCTTCAGAGCTGCTGACTTCACCATTCTGATGGGATTTCAGGATGACTTTGGTGATGGCGCTGCTGATGATGTGACCGGCACGATGGTGAAGCTCGAAGATAACTATCGATCCACGGCCACCATCCTAGAGGCTGCTAATGCGCTGATTGCTCATAATACGGAGCGGATCGATAAAGTTCTGAAGCCCACGCGCGGAGAGGGTGAACTGATTACCTTGACCCGCTGTGATGATGAAATTGCTGAGGCTGAGGCTGTCGTGCATCGCATGCGCATGCTCGATGCTGCTCATCCTGAGCTGAGCTGGCGCGATATGGCTGTCCTCTATCGCACCAATGCGCAAAGTAGAGCAATGGAGGAGTCTCTTGTGCGTTGGGGTATTCCTTATGTTGTTGTTGGTGGGTTGCGTTTCTACGACCGTCGTGAGATCAAAGATATCCTTTCTTATTTGAAGTTGTTGGTTAATCCTGCGGATACCGTTAGCTTGCTGCGTGTTTTAAATACTCCTAAGCGCGGTATCGGCAAAACCACGATTGAGCGCCTCACTGATGCCTCGAATCAACTTAGTATTCCTCTTTGGGATGTTGTCAGCGATCCCGAAGCTGTTCGCACCCTCGGTGGACGCTCGGCGAAAGGTCTGCTCCAGTTTTGTGAACTGATTCAGCAGCTACGGTCACGCTCTGAGCAAGCTGCTCCCTCTGAGATGGTGCAATTGGTCATGGAGCAGAGCGGTTATCTAGCGGAGCTCATTGCGGCCGGCACCGACGAGGCAGAAGATCGCCGCCGTAATCTCAATGAGCTTGTGAACGCAGCGCTTCAATATCAAGAAGAAACTGACGAAGGTTCTTTGGAGGATTTTCTGGCTTCAGCCGCCCTCGCTAGTGATGCAGACAGTAAGGATTCCGAGCAGGACAGGGTCACGTTGATGACCCTGCATGCCAGCAAAGGTCTTGAGTTTCCGGTGGTTTTTCTGGTTGGTTTGGAACAGGGTCTGTTTCCCAGTTACCGCTCCTTGGATGATCCTGCCTCGATGGAGGAGGAACGTCGTCTCTGCTATGTGGGAATTACCCGTGCCAAGGAGCGCCTGTTCCTGTCCCATGCCAGTGAGCGGCGTCTCTGGGGTGGCATGCGTGAGCCAGCCATTCCGTCGGTGTTTCTCTCCGAGCTACCCGAGGCTCTTGTGCAAGGTGATCTTCCGCGCAGCGGTGGCACAGCCCTGCGCCGAGACAATCGTTTAGATCGCCTCACCCGGGTCGACCGTGATGAAAGCACGCACGTGAACGCCGGTGGTGAGGCTGGTCAGCCAGCCAACGCGGTGCGGCGCAGAACATCCACGGCCGGTAATGGTGGTAAGGACTGGGCGGTTGGCGATCGCCTGCTACACACGTCTTTCGGTATGGGAACAGTCACACATCTGTTCGGCAGTGGTGAAAAGATCTCCATCGCGGTGAAGTTTGAGGGAATGCCGCCCAAAATCCTCGATCCGCGCCTGGCACCGATTGAGCCCGCCTGA
- a CDS encoding sulfotransferase domain-containing protein — MLKRDKHLRRYLHQILFPYYRLTASLRPLPNAVIVGAMKCGTTTLNAWLRHHPDVAFSAVKEVHFFDNNYNRGIGWYRSYFPLLEMLGSPKCVLEATPAYIQRAPKVAERMHRHIPNARLILMLRDPVKRAISHYGHRVSNGLEKRSMEEALLSAEGPEAGTRNFYKTRGLYAEKLSAFLSYYERSRVLVLKSEEFFQQPAEIYAQVQAFLGLRHVPLPEGMKVHNVGKKRDAVPQSVLSHLAEFYAQPNQDLQAMLPDFNVWT; from the coding sequence ATGCTCAAGCGCGACAAGCACCTTCGCCGCTATCTTCATCAGATTCTTTTCCCTTATTATAGGCTCACGGCTTCTTTGCGCCCTTTGCCTAACGCTGTGATAGTCGGAGCCATGAAATGTGGCACTACGACATTGAACGCATGGCTGCGTCATCATCCAGATGTTGCTTTTTCTGCTGTCAAAGAAGTTCATTTCTTTGATAACAACTACAATCGTGGCATTGGTTGGTATCGCAGCTACTTCCCGCTGCTGGAAATGCTCGGAAGTCCAAAGTGTGTGCTTGAGGCAACTCCTGCTTACATCCAGCGTGCCCCTAAAGTTGCTGAGCGGATGCATCGTCATATCCCAAACGCACGCTTGATTCTGATGCTGCGTGATCCAGTGAAGCGAGCCATTTCGCACTATGGACATCGTGTTAGCAACGGCTTGGAAAAGCGCTCAATGGAGGAGGCACTCCTCTCTGCAGAAGGTCCCGAGGCAGGCACACGTAACTTCTATAAAACTCGCGGTCTTTATGCAGAGAAGCTGAGTGCTTTTCTCTCTTATTACGAGCGATCGCGCGTGCTTGTGCTCAAAAGTGAGGAGTTCTTCCAGCAACCCGCTGAGATCTATGCTCAAGTTCAAGCTTTTCTCGGGTTGCGCCACGTGCCATTGCCCGAGGGCATGAAGGTTCATAATGTAGGGAAGAAACGCGATGCTGTGCCGCAGTCTGTGTTGTCGCATTTGGCTGAGTTTTATGCTCAACCCAATCAGGATTTGCAGGCCATGCTCCCTGATTTCAACGTTTGGACATGA
- a CDS encoding sulfotransferase → MARSKRIRKHLHRTFYPYYRATAALRPLPNSVIIGGMKCGTTTLNAWLRSHPEVAFSAIKEIHFFDQNYEKDPGWYRSFFPIWETLLGAKCVLEATPAYLFRASVVAERMHRLVPEARLIVMLRDPVKRAISHYGHRVRNGEEDRSIEEALLSDYGRAVGSDNSYKTRGLYADQIQTFRKFYAEHQIMVIKSEDFFAKSEPIYAAVLNFLGVSQRPLPEGSSPRNVGQRQAEIPVEVTEHLSQYYQAPNQRLAELLPSFSVWP, encoded by the coding sequence TTGGCACGAAGTAAGCGGATTAGGAAGCATCTGCACCGCACGTTCTATCCCTACTACCGTGCCACGGCCGCCCTGCGGCCACTCCCTAATTCAGTCATTATTGGTGGCATGAAATGTGGGACAACAACACTGAATGCCTGGTTGCGTAGTCATCCTGAAGTTGCTTTCTCGGCAATTAAAGAGATTCACTTCTTTGATCAGAACTATGAAAAGGACCCTGGTTGGTATCGTAGCTTCTTCCCGATTTGGGAGACACTATTAGGTGCCAAGTGTGTGCTGGAGGCCACCCCAGCGTATCTTTTCCGCGCTTCCGTGGTTGCCGAGCGAATGCATCGCCTTGTGCCCGAGGCCCGCTTGATTGTGATGCTACGAGACCCTGTGAAGAGAGCAATCTCCCACTATGGGCATCGAGTAAGAAATGGAGAGGAGGATCGCTCCATCGAGGAAGCCCTTCTCTCTGATTACGGCAGGGCTGTTGGCAGCGACAACTCTTACAAAACACGAGGCCTTTATGCGGATCAGATTCAGACGTTTCGTAAATTCTACGCGGAGCACCAAATTATGGTGATCAAAAGTGAAGACTTCTTTGCTAAGTCAGAGCCCATTTATGCCGCCGTTCTAAACTTCCTTGGTGTCTCACAGCGCCCATTGCCCGAGGGTAGTTCTCCTCGCAACGTTGGCCAGCGGCAAGCCGAGATTCCCGTTGAGGTGACTGAGCATCTTTCTCAGTATTACCAAGCACCTAACCAGCGCCTGGCTGAGTTGCTGCCTTCCTTTTCAGTCTGGCCTTAG
- a CDS encoding glycosyltransferase: protein MPAPRTSFQRWLNGFVFRSFLRLWQRSLNLSSDLLWTYNPLIGQLLPLLPSGFRQTVYHCVDDLVAQPCMPSALIAREEERLCRACDQIFVTSPALLESRGRLNPHTRFDPNVADVEHFAQARDNALPVAPDLQALPPGPRLGFIGAVSGYKLDIALLVRLARHRSDCQLVLIGRIGEGDPDTDLTELMGLTNVHLFGPRPYGELPNYLCGFDLALLPCPMNAYTRSMFPMKFFEYLAAGVPVVSSNLPALAEYGSLAQLCPDYSSFLAAVDASLQLSESVVAARSVSLEALPDWCSYDARTKSMMEHLSHTLVAAKKD from the coding sequence ATGCCGGCGCCACGAACCAGCTTTCAGCGTTGGCTCAACGGCTTTGTATTTAGAAGCTTCCTTCGATTATGGCAGCGCAGTTTAAATCTTAGTTCTGATCTCCTGTGGACATATAATCCGCTGATTGGTCAATTACTTCCTCTTCTTCCTAGTGGTTTTCGGCAGACTGTTTATCACTGTGTCGATGATCTGGTTGCGCAGCCTTGCATGCCTTCTGCTCTGATTGCGCGTGAAGAAGAGCGTTTATGTAGAGCGTGCGATCAGATTTTCGTGACTTCACCAGCATTGCTGGAGAGCCGCGGTCGATTGAATCCTCATACCCGCTTTGACCCTAATGTTGCTGACGTTGAGCATTTCGCTCAAGCTCGAGATAACGCATTGCCTGTGGCGCCAGACCTACAGGCACTCCCTCCTGGCCCGCGTCTTGGCTTTATTGGTGCAGTAAGTGGATACAAGCTTGATATTGCTCTACTAGTTCGATTAGCACGTCATCGCTCTGACTGTCAGCTCGTGCTTATTGGCCGCATCGGTGAGGGAGATCCTGATACAGATTTAACAGAGCTGATGGGGCTGACCAATGTGCACTTGTTTGGTCCACGCCCCTATGGGGAGCTGCCCAACTATCTCTGTGGTTTTGATCTGGCGCTTCTTCCTTGCCCCATGAACGCATATACTCGATCGATGTTTCCAATGAAGTTCTTTGAGTATTTAGCAGCTGGTGTGCCTGTAGTGTCATCAAATCTCCCAGCCCTAGCAGAGTATGGCTCTTTGGCTCAGTTGTGTCCTGATTATTCGTCGTTCCTGGCTGCAGTTGATGCTTCGCTGCAGTTATCAGAAAGTGTAGTTGCAGCCCGATCTGTATCCCTTGAAGCACTTCCGGATTGGTGCAGTTATGACGCGCGAACCAAGTCTATGATGGAACACCTCAGCCATACTCTTGTCGCCGCCAAGAAGGATTGA
- a CDS encoding ABC transporter ATP-binding protein — protein sequence MAKLPSKTLRQVIRLSGHLPPRLRRRILLLMPVAVVPGILDAASIAVVAWMMSALLGTRLRQGIPDLPFLKGDRLDQALTLIALFILFSWLRSISKLVVLALQERMTGQLWLWMTETIYARILTQPYEFHIGKNDAAIESKLLRNVSYVAKGAFSPLLQMQASIFTVSFLLAGLLYVGRWYALALFGALAAAYGLFSYFLTSHLRKAASEKLRLISEMKQGYSESMRMIREVELYSAYQFFLNSFSSSSRSVKRVEAINNFLPSLPKEVIGPLGITLIFLIGALPALLGEGGGVGTLKQIVPFLATLALASQRLTPALNDFFKALTRLRASLPFVENVLGFLDLPSGRALSVGSASQSMISAEGMKPLRTVRLRDVTYCYPGRQVPVVSGLNITVPVGSRVALIGTTGSGKSTTANLLLGLLTPQKGALEIDGLDVEPDDLPSWQSCCAYVPQMVSFLRGSVLENIAFAENIESVDQDQVWEALEAAQLQDVVASLPSGLHTPIGRDGINLSGGQRQRLALARAFYRKSEFLLLDEATSALDNRTESEVIAALEIVARRCTTVVIAHRLSTVERCDRIYEFESGRVRLFNSFSELSKSSGALKRISALDERPSSMME from the coding sequence ATGGCGAAGCTTCCCAGCAAGACGCTGCGGCAAGTCATTCGTTTGAGTGGTCACTTGCCGCCACGTCTGCGGCGGCGCATCCTGCTCCTCATGCCGGTTGCGGTTGTTCCGGGCATCCTGGATGCAGCATCCATTGCCGTGGTGGCTTGGATGATGTCGGCTCTGCTGGGCACGCGCCTTCGGCAGGGAATCCCAGACCTGCCGTTCCTGAAGGGGGATCGCTTGGATCAGGCGCTCACCTTGATTGCGCTTTTTATTCTTTTTTCCTGGCTTCGTTCAATCTCAAAACTGGTTGTGTTGGCCTTGCAGGAACGCATGACCGGGCAATTGTGGCTGTGGATGACAGAAACAATCTACGCAAGGATACTTACTCAGCCTTACGAATTTCATATCGGCAAAAATGATGCAGCTATTGAGTCGAAGTTGCTCCGCAATGTGAGCTATGTCGCCAAGGGTGCTTTTTCTCCCCTGCTTCAAATGCAGGCTTCGATATTTACAGTTTCATTTCTCTTGGCTGGACTGCTCTATGTGGGGAGATGGTACGCCTTGGCTTTGTTCGGCGCTTTAGCGGCAGCCTATGGTTTGTTTTCTTATTTCTTGACTTCCCATCTCAGAAAGGCAGCATCAGAAAAGCTAAGACTCATTTCGGAGATGAAGCAGGGTTACTCAGAGTCGATGAGGATGATTCGAGAGGTCGAGCTCTACTCTGCATATCAGTTCTTTTTGAATTCCTTTAGTAGCAGCTCTCGAAGCGTGAAGAGAGTTGAGGCTATTAACAACTTTTTGCCTTCTCTTCCCAAAGAAGTTATCGGTCCTCTTGGGATCACTCTTATATTTTTGATAGGGGCACTTCCCGCACTGCTTGGAGAAGGTGGCGGGGTTGGAACCCTTAAGCAGATTGTTCCATTCTTGGCTACTTTGGCACTGGCATCTCAGCGATTAACTCCTGCCTTAAATGATTTTTTCAAAGCTCTAACTCGCTTGAGAGCCTCTCTTCCTTTTGTGGAGAATGTTCTTGGTTTCCTGGATCTGCCCTCTGGTCGTGCACTGTCAGTGGGATCGGCATCTCAGTCAATGATTAGTGCTGAAGGGATGAAGCCACTGCGAACGGTGAGATTGCGAGACGTCACTTATTGCTATCCAGGCAGGCAAGTGCCTGTGGTCTCAGGTTTGAATATTACAGTTCCAGTTGGTTCGAGAGTTGCATTAATCGGCACAACGGGCAGCGGAAAGAGTACGACGGCAAACCTGCTTCTTGGTTTGCTCACACCTCAGAAAGGCGCACTAGAGATTGATGGTTTGGATGTCGAACCTGACGACTTGCCGTCTTGGCAATCTTGCTGTGCTTACGTTCCTCAGATGGTTTCGTTCCTGCGAGGCAGTGTGCTTGAGAATATTGCGTTCGCTGAAAATATTGAATCCGTTGATCAAGACCAAGTGTGGGAGGCATTGGAAGCGGCCCAGCTGCAGGATGTCGTGGCGAGTCTTCCATCTGGCCTGCACACCCCGATCGGTCGAGATGGCATCAATCTCTCAGGTGGCCAACGCCAACGCTTAGCATTGGCGAGAGCGTTTTACAGAAAATCCGAGTTCTTATTGCTCGATGAGGCAACCAGTGCGCTTGACAATCGAACTGAATCAGAAGTTATAGCAGCCTTGGAGATTGTTGCCCGTCGTTGTACCACGGTAGTGATCGCTCATCGCCTTTCCACCGTTGAACGCTGCGATCGTATTTACGAATTCGAGTCTGGAAGAGTTAGGCTTTTTAATAGTTTTTCCGAGTTGTCTAAGAGTTCTGGTGCATTGAAGAGGATCTCAGCCTTGGATGAGCGTCCATCATCAATGATGGAGTGA
- a CDS encoding ABC transporter ATP-binding protein yields the protein MRSRTLEQLRQLFRLLPPQRLKAVQALLPLSVLPGALDLVCVWLIAQLTGALVRQDVSPALQPFGLMDADAASQSLWMIGLFVLFCWLASAAKLGLRLRQQRLSARIWRDLSDLIYARLLKQPFSFHLEAGSAELSSRVLANLNHLAVTVITPILQLIGGVASIVLLSIGILWVGRWLAVALVLGLVLAYVLVSVSVTPRLRSASAVRVAMEAQSSQVLMESIRSVRDIQLTGSEPYFQACFGRSTEQSRQSIWIAEWLPELPRGLIEPFGITMIFAVGALPALLSGNPQRVQEILPFLATIAVAALRLTPPLQDAFRALTRIRGSLPLLGDVVELLALPSDRPTLRTPGVPSAAGVAPRHFVRLRDVWYRYPQTHDWVLKGVNLSIPMGSRIALVGTTGSGKTTTVHLLLGLLTPQQGALELDGIAVEDLELPAWQANCAHVPQSIHLLHGSILQNVAFGERPESVDQHRVWDALEAAQLDDFVGQLPSGLLTQVGDDGLRLSGGQRQRLALARAFYRRSAFLVLDEATSALDQRTESEVIDALELVGRRCTTLVVAHRLSTVSRCDRIVELVDGEMKSYSSVEELQSSSDSFDKLLKLEDQAIRMAGG from the coding sequence ATGAGAAGCCGGACACTTGAGCAGCTGCGGCAGCTGTTTCGCTTGTTGCCGCCGCAGCGGCTCAAGGCTGTGCAGGCGCTGTTGCCGCTGTCGGTGCTGCCCGGCGCTCTCGACCTGGTGTGTGTGTGGTTGATCGCTCAGCTCACCGGTGCTCTGGTGCGGCAGGACGTGAGCCCTGCGCTGCAGCCCTTTGGGCTCATGGATGCTGATGCGGCGAGCCAGAGCCTGTGGATGATCGGGCTGTTTGTGCTGTTCTGTTGGTTGGCATCGGCCGCCAAGCTTGGTCTCAGGCTGCGCCAGCAGCGGCTGTCTGCGCGGATCTGGCGCGATCTCTCAGATCTCATCTACGCCCGGTTGCTCAAACAGCCGTTTTCGTTTCACCTGGAAGCGGGCTCGGCTGAACTCAGTTCAAGGGTGCTGGCCAACCTCAATCACCTGGCTGTCACGGTGATCACGCCAATCCTGCAGCTGATCGGTGGTGTGGCCTCGATCGTGTTGCTTTCGATTGGCATCCTCTGGGTGGGGCGCTGGCTCGCGGTGGCCTTGGTGCTTGGCTTGGTACTCGCGTATGTGCTGGTGTCTGTCAGTGTCACCCCGCGGCTGCGTTCGGCCAGTGCTGTGCGGGTGGCGATGGAGGCCCAGTCGTCGCAGGTGCTGATGGAATCGATCCGATCGGTTCGCGACATTCAGCTCACCGGTTCTGAGCCCTATTTCCAAGCCTGCTTCGGTCGTTCCACCGAGCAGTCGCGGCAGAGCATCTGGATCGCGGAGTGGTTGCCTGAGTTGCCGCGCGGCTTGATTGAGCCATTCGGCATCACGATGATCTTCGCGGTGGGTGCCCTGCCGGCCTTGCTCAGTGGCAACCCCCAGCGGGTTCAGGAGATCCTTCCGTTTCTGGCCACAATCGCGGTAGCCGCCCTGCGGTTAACACCGCCCCTGCAGGATGCGTTTCGCGCCCTCACCAGGATCAGGGGATCCCTTCCTCTTCTGGGCGATGTGGTGGAGCTTCTGGCCTTGCCCTCTGATCGCCCCACGTTGCGGACGCCCGGGGTGCCCAGCGCAGCAGGGGTGGCCCCACGCCATTTCGTGCGCTTGCGCGATGTCTGGTATCGCTATCCCCAAACCCACGACTGGGTGCTTAAGGGCGTGAACCTCTCCATTCCAATGGGATCGAGGATCGCTCTGGTGGGCACGACAGGTAGTGGCAAGACCACCACGGTGCATCTGCTGTTGGGTTTGCTCACGCCCCAGCAGGGTGCTCTTGAGCTCGATGGCATCGCTGTTGAAGACCTGGAGCTGCCGGCTTGGCAGGCCAACTGCGCCCACGTGCCCCAATCGATCCATCTGCTCCATGGCTCGATCCTGCAGAACGTGGCCTTCGGAGAGCGGCCTGAATCGGTGGATCAGCACAGGGTCTGGGATGCTCTGGAGGCTGCTCAGCTCGATGACTTTGTGGGGCAGCTTCCCTCCGGTTTGCTCACCCAAGTGGGTGACGACGGCCTACGCCTCTCTGGTGGCCAGCGCCAGCGCTTGGCATTGGCCCGTGCGTTTTACCGGCGCTCGGCCTTCCTGGTGCTCGATGAGGCCACCAGTGCCCTCGACCAGCGCACGGAATCTGAGGTGATCGATGCGCTGGAGCTGGTGGGGCGCCGGTGCACCACGCTGGTGGTGGCTCATCGGCTCAGCACCGTGAGCCGCTGTGATCGCATCGTGGAGTTGGTGGATGGCGAGATGAAGAGCTACAGCAGCGTTGAGGAGCTGCAGAGCTCCTCCGATAGCTTCGACAAGCTCCTCAAACTCGAGGATCAAGCCATCCGCATGGCTGGCGGTTGA
- a CDS encoding glycosyltransferase translates to MRSVRVLVPGTTGRFRCGGLLVELQTARLLSQFTAVEMVTYRQREPNHPFLADLLRAEPAGLDLASPLWVVSWGFDVPWLLRRLKGRPTAYHAHSSGYGFDLPAGVPVVAVSRNTLGYWGDRAPRNPLLLVPNALEPMWIERGARGSQRQRPIDVLVQRRKSSAYVLDQLVPALQGRGLRVEVQSGWVDDLVELFNSATVYLYDSAPYWRGRGVSEGFGLPPIEALACGCVVFSSLNHALADNLDPGVVGHQLGAGSLEADLDAIEAAARRPADWLADAAELEPLLVSCSEPALLLRWQAALVRLDQHWQRLAAGEQPLSPPPQATWRWQRLRQSMANRISGLAWALQILR, encoded by the coding sequence TTGCGCAGCGTTCGCGTTCTTGTGCCCGGCACCACCGGCCGGTTTCGCTGCGGCGGCCTGCTGGTGGAGCTGCAAACAGCTCGGCTGCTCAGCCAGTTCACCGCCGTGGAGATGGTGACTTACCGCCAGCGGGAGCCCAACCATCCCTTCCTGGCCGATCTGCTGCGGGCTGAGCCCGCAGGTTTGGATCTGGCGAGCCCGCTGTGGGTGGTGAGCTGGGGGTTTGATGTGCCCTGGCTGCTGCGGCGCCTGAAGGGCCGCCCCACCGCCTACCACGCCCATAGCAGCGGCTATGGCTTCGATTTACCGGCTGGGGTGCCGGTGGTGGCGGTGAGCCGCAACACGCTGGGCTACTGGGGCGATCGGGCACCGCGCAACCCGTTGCTGCTGGTGCCCAACGCCCTCGAGCCGATGTGGATCGAGCGGGGCGCTCGCGGTAGCCAGCGGCAGCGGCCCATCGATGTGCTTGTGCAGCGCCGCAAGAGCAGTGCCTACGTGCTCGATCAGCTGGTGCCGGCTCTGCAGGGCCGGGGGCTGCGGGTGGAGGTGCAGAGCGGTTGGGTTGACGACCTGGTGGAGCTGTTCAACAGCGCCACGGTTTACCTCTACGACTCGGCTCCCTACTGGCGCGGCCGAGGTGTATCGGAGGGGTTCGGCCTACCGCCGATCGAGGCCTTGGCCTGTGGCTGTGTGGTGTTTAGCAGCCTGAACCATGCCCTGGCCGACAATCTCGATCCTGGTGTGGTGGGTCATCAGCTGGGGGCGGGCAGCCTTGAGGCGGATCTAGATGCGATTGAAGCGGCCGCTCGCCGGCCTGCTGATTGGCTGGCTGATGCGGCTGAACTGGAGCCGCTGTTGGTGAGTTGCTCGGAGCCTGCCCTGCTGTTGCGTTGGCAGGCCGCCTTGGTGAGACTGGATCAGCACTGGCAACGCCTGGCAGCCGGTGAGCAACCTCTGTCACCGCCCCCGCAGGCCACCTGGCGCTGGCAGCGTCTGCGCCAGAGCATGGCCAATCGGATCTCTGGCCTCGCCTGGGCGCTGCAGATCCTGCGCTGA